The proteins below come from a single Drosophila kikkawai strain 14028-0561.14 chromosome 3R, DkikHiC1v2, whole genome shotgun sequence genomic window:
- the kmr gene encoding uncharacterized protein kmr isoform X3 produces the protein MFGCIYQLWDWLEAPPLFTAGTMDAKKLQQLQEAAILAQQQKKLPLAYQTNLVDYRTAAYSQALYQQSPTATSSSGGGALSPIELQPQSKHHGLMKHGHGGGGTSSSSHSSPYHQSYSSSGGGTAAGQDQLYQSPTERTYLAAAGRLQASNATAGHHPISALQAQYQQLQAAKMQAQIATQNEAAQAQQRTFAMRQAMNPPTNHYHISQSPSMVSTLTQQQQQQQQAQQQQRAPPSSLNLQNQYQPAQGPLKLQQQQQQQPVMPKHYQEQLYAQQQQLQQQQQQLLQQQQQHRHKTDLQTPGSEHGTVYIQQNHPGHVVNQACQTQISTVKPKATPSSEESSTNSAKSPSHAPLDRKKSAGSIQALKSPITKRPPSTPVTLSGWLHKQGSDGLKVWRKRWFVLAEYCLYYYKGPEEEKLLGSVLLPSYRVSACLPEDKIYRKFAFKCEHQNMRTYWLAADNSEAMMQWVRALAAASLMQAPSSGESEPSVNSSLNHSGENSDSGIHTLQSQPSKGQPTPSSDNAGGGGNAGNGGGGAQPLYANAPPKPRRINDGGYSSPSPEHHEQQQQQHSGRRLMSPTQQLYQQQQQNQRSQQQQQQPQQHHAIYDTRTGHVSTALQLQQAQQQYSLDHLEAQFQQQQLDMEAQIARLQQQRAAEEIYGEREMYMAKLMQQRQGAGGVYPTQQQLLQAERRTPDAYGRSKQQRLFAAAAAAADYEDIYNMSQLAGGGAGGAMSAQEALLQEAASYRRPLSPPSYDGSKHVPAMPQRYTPNHMEASAADQLINTMDLRARSVAAIVRPHSADFLEYEARAEAAAAAAAAAVAQSQQESGRAPRPKSSLDINRTPDSFYYSEASYADKMRKSALYLQSGGAGAAQPQQAGSYRTAVGDFNSGVNTIGYENPYERAYKRQELLAEAQAQGGVASSMPRMSRSASQGRSVTSQLQSPQQEDLPPLNVHPGSIFPPSMSTQEIISKNEQFLRSASARLPKRSGGMDDDYSAGNSTTTSPTGASNSPQHNQDGERKREESMKRLLEWKQRMLQSPLTRKGIQQGGSNMSAMSKLGSNPNILLASTAVASGARYGPQAGKTGLVGNGNGNGNGNASGAGNPPSAGGIQRSRSESQANVGPGGVVYNSYSSDDEASISVRNVNNLPMGNLTVKPDPSDALHQESAFAPYYGGATETKYAKNTVLTDRGLYAGNGVQLATSTPQHQQQQFRMRRTGSRAEIDMLERETSSQIRNLDVSAGDLLSRTHEELVLLLIQLRRQSSQTARAIEQCCSDIHDVQNRLRSAEGLTRAESIQRLDYLKQHLLDLERHYEKSKPLVNLVDNMVKLGSLYRNDANGRVQPVTIERLEFNQRMQERHMLQEEQQQWERLSPNQAELQAKVRELYQLDQLLQEESGTLQSLQRDKEDLERALGGLRARIHDSNATPMALEAAKKQQHILERELSRVHQLLAENSKKLEQTVAGNAHLEQELLLLRQKVQASRGDAANGMGSDAAHINGDQTAAVLQSELERVQSLVGDMQRQRHELSSAVRQLTENSTRLYQEIGNKEMNGGGSTNGSLKKRSNSTSWTETDLDANMMRSGSRQQLNDSSLNLSTPLYVDTNNGSTKLSDYNRYNGGGSSDALEMSGVDSDGFLDSNPFATALEKQEIKTVRIVKRESERRHRDRSERGLSSSTQNLDQVLEEEQYAQQQQLQQQREQQQLYAQSLEEQMSNGHHSRSKSLPRNYSEPPKPRHSRHMNGKQNGHHYNGGFDYDRNSNYEHQPPPPPAPQSNGHHHSQREQREHLNPLANAYFAKQLQQQANPSRDSARVALRTKTDSLQSLNKSLTDISPEPVFQSVAARQIINEMSAGSASEDTERVVEKVPPPHKHRRAVPREKRRHYTAPNNVNQKAMEKVQAENDMNRNNTNWRARDDLDMEVALRPRMNAPDVIRSALGQGEKISENTIDNLLLAPNKIVIPERYIPETTPELSPEEKKRRQEKVESIKKMLSEAPLSSNENESLPPSKINAEKKQREHLLQLNQILAQQVMQVSKIVAEKAMSKSAERANQDDEHRSESPSDPLPIFQQRDNFYS, from the exons atgtTTGGCTGCATTTATCAGCTGTGGGACTG GTTGGAGGCGCCGCCCCTCTTCACCGCCGGCACCATGGACGCCAAGAAGCTGCAGCAACTGCAGGAGGCGGCGATTCTCGCCCAGCAGCAGAAGAAGCTGCCGCTGGCCTACCAGACGAATCTCGTTGACTACCGAACGGCGGCTTACAGTCAGGCACTTTACCAGCAGTCGCCCACGGCCACGAGCTCTAGTGGCGGAGGAGCGCTCTCGCCAATCGAGCTGCAGCCGCAGTCCAAGCACCATGGCCTGATGAAGCACGGACACGGAGGTGGAGGCACCTCGAGCAGTTCTCACAGCTCGCCTTACCACCAGTCGTACTCCAGCAGTGGCGGTGGGACAGCCGCTGGCCAGGATCAGCTCTACCAATCGCCCACGGAGCGCACCTATCTGGCGGCGGCGGGCAGGTTGCAGGCCAGTAATGCCACCGCAGGCCATCATCCTATCTCCGCCCTGCAGGCGCAGTACCAGCAGCTGCAGGCGGCCAAGATGCAGGCTCAGATCGCCACCCAGAACGAGGCGGCCCAGGCGCAGCAGCGGACCTTTGCCATGCGACAGGCCATGAATCCGCCCACCAATCATTATCACATAAGCCAGTCCCCCAGCATGGTGTCCACGCTgacgcaacagcagcagcaacagcagcaggcgcagcagcaacagaggGCTCCTCCCTCGTCGCTCAATTTGCAGAATCAATACCAACCGGCTCAGGGTCCGCTGaagctgcaacagcaacagcagcagcagccggtgATGCCCAAGCACTATCAGGAGCAGCTGTAcgcccaacagcagcaactgcagcagcaacagcagcagttgctacaacaacagcagcagcatcgccACAAGACCGACCTGCAGACACCTGGCAGTGAGCACGGCACCGTTTACATCCAACAAAACCATCCAGGACATGTGGTGAACCAGGCATGCCAGACCCAGATATCGACTGTTAAGCCCAAGGCCACGCCCAGCTCGGAGGAGTCCTCGACCAACTCGGCCAAGAGTCCTTCGCACGCGCCTCTGGACAGGAAGAAGAGCGCGGGCTCCATACAGGCTCTTAAGTCGCCGATAACCAAGAGGCCACCATCCACGCCAGTTACCCTGTCAGGTTGGCTGCATAAGCAGGGTTCCGATGGTCTGAAGGTGTGGCGTAAGAGGTGGTTCGTCCTGGCCGAGTACTGCCTGTACTACTACAAAGGTCCCGAGGAGGAGAAGCTGCTGGGATCCGTGCTGCTGCCCTCGTATCGCGTATCTGCCTGCTTGCCCGAGGACAAGATCTACCGCAAGTTTGCCTTCAAGTGCGAGCACCAGAACATGCGAACCTACTGGCTGGCGGCAGACAATTCCGAGGCCATGATGCAGTGGGTCAGGGCCTTGGCGGCGGCCAGCTTGATGCAGGCACCCAGCAGCGGAGAGTCAGAGCCCAGTGTGAACTCTTCGTTAAATCACAGCGGTGAGAACTCGGATTCCGGGATTCATACGTTACAATCGCAGCCCAGCAAGGGACAGCCCACACCCTCCTCGGATAATGCGGGTGGAGGAGGCAACGCTGGCAACGGAGGAGGTGGCGCCCAGCCGCTCTATGCCAATGCCCCGCCCAAGCCAAGACGCATCAATGATGGAGGCTACTCCTCGCCCTCGCCCGAGCAccacgagcagcagcagcaacagcactcCGGTCGCCGCTTGATGTCGCCAACCCAGCAACtctaccagcagcagcaacaaaaccAACGatctcagcagcagcaacagcagccgcagcagcaccATGCCATCTACGATACACGGACGGGACACGTGTCCACCGCCTTGCAGTTGCAGCAGGCCCAGCAGCAATACTCACTAGACCATCTGGAGGCGCAGtttcagcaacagcagctggaCATGGAGGCGCAGATAGCCAGgcttcagcagcagcgggCTGCCGAGGAGATCTACGGCGAGCGGGAGATGTACATGGCCAAGCTGATGCAGCAGCGTCAGGGAGCAGGCGGTGTCTATCCcacccagcagcagcttctGCAGGCGGAGCGACGCACTCCGGATGCCTATGGGCGGTCCAAGCAGCAGCGCCTgttcgcagcagcagccgctgcaGCGGATTACGAGGATATCTACAACATGTCACAActggcaggaggaggagcaggtgggGCTATGTCCGCCCAGGAGGCACTGCTTCAGGAGGCGGCCAGCTATCGGCGTCCGCTCAGCCCGCCCAGCTATGATGGCAGCAAGCATGTGCCGGCTATGCCGCAACGCTACACGCCCAATCACATGGAG GCCAGCGCCGCTGATCAACTAATCAATACCATGGACTTGCGTGCCCGCTCCGTGGCGGCCATAGTGCGTCCGCACTCCGCGGACTTCCTGGAGTATGAGGCGCGTGCCGAGGCTGCtgcagccgctgccgccgcggcGGTGGCTCAGAGCCAACAGGAAAGTGGCCGGGCCCCCAGGCCCAAGTCCAGTCTGGACATCAACCGAACGCCGGACAGCTTCTACTACTCGGAGGCCAGCTACGCGGACAAGATGCGCAAGAGCGCTTTGTATCTGCAGAGCGGCGGAGCGGGCGCTGCCCAGCCGCAGCAGGCGGGCAGCTACCGCACTGCCGTCGGAGACTTTAACTCCGGGGTAAACACCATTGGCTATGAGAATCCCTACGAGCGGGCCTACAAGCGGCAGGAACTGCTGGCCGAAGCGCAGGCTCAGGGCGGAGTGGCCAGCAGCATGCCACGCATGAGCCGCTCTGCTAGCCAAGGACGCTCGGTAACCTCGCAACTGCAGTCGCCGCAGCAGGAGGACCTGCCGCCCCTGAACGTGCATCCGGGCTCCATCTTCCCGCCATCGATGTCCACGCAAGAGATCATTAGCAAGAACGAGCAGTTCCTTCGTTCCGCCAGCGCCCGGCTGCCCAAGCGATCGGGTGGCATGGATGACGACTACTCCGCAGGCAACTCCACCACCACCTCGCCCACTGGAGCGTCCAATTCGCCGCAGCACAACCAGGACGGAGAGCGGAAGCGCGAGGAGTCCATGAAGCGGTTGCTCGAGTGGAAGCAGCGCATGCTGCAGTCGCCGCTGACGCGAAAGGGCATCCAGCAGGGCGGCAGCAACATGTCAGCCATGTCGAAGCTGGGCAGCAATCCGAACATCCTGCTGGCATCCACAGCCGTGGCCAGCGGAGCGCGCTATGGCCCCCAGGCGGGCAAAACGGGTCTGGTGGGTAATggcaatggaaatggcaatggcaatgccTCCGGAGCTGGCAACCCGCCGTCAGCTGGTGGCATCCAGCGTTCCCGATCGGAGAGCCAGGCCAATGTGGGTCCTGGCGGAGTGGTGTACAACAGCTACTCCTCGGACGATGAGG CCTCGATTTCCGTGCGCAATGTGAACAATCTGCCCATGGGCAATCTGACGGTGAAGCCGGATCCTTCGGATGCCCTGCACCAGGAGTCCGCCTTTGCCCCTTACTACGGAGGAGCAACCGAGACGAAGTATGCCAAGAATACAGTGCTCACAGATCGCGGACTCTACGCTGGCAACGGCGTCCAACTGGCCACCTCAACGccacagcatcagcagcagcagttccgGATGCGACGCACTGGCAGCAGGGCGGAGATCGATATGTTGGAGCGGGAGACTAGCAGCCAGATAAGG AACTTGGATGTTTCGGCCGGGGACTTGCTGAGCCGCACTCACGAGGAGCTGGTCTTGCTACTGATCCAGCTGAGGCGCCAGAGCAGCCAGACTGCCAGGGCCATTGAGCAGTGCTGCAGCGATATACACGATGTGCAG AACCGCTTGCGCAGTGCCGAGGGATTGACTAGAGCCGAGAGCATTCAGAGATTGGATTACTTGAAGCAACACCTCCTCGACCTGGAACGGCACTATGAGAAGAGCAAGCCGTTGGTCAACCTGGTGGATAACATGGTCAAGCTGGGTTCATTGTATCGCAACGATGCCAACGGCCGAGTCCAGCCCGTTACCATAGAGCGCTTGGAGTTCAATCAGCGCATGCAGGAGCGGCATATgctgcaggaggagcagcagcagtgggaGCGCCTGAGTCCCAATCAGGCGGAGCTGCAG GCCAAGGTCCGTGAGCTGTATCAACTGGATCAGTTGCTGCAGGAGGAGTCTGGCACTTTGCAGAGTCTCCAGCGTGACAAGGAGGACCTCGAGCGAGCTCTGGGTGGACTGAGAGCCCGCATCCATGACAGCAATGCCACCCCGATGGCCCTGGAGGCGGccaagaagcagcagcacatCCTGGAGCGCGAACTGTCGCGGGTCCACCAGCTGCTGGCCGAGAACTCAAAG AAACTGGAGCAGACAGTGGCGGGCAACGCACACCTGGAGCAGGAGCTTTTGCTCCTCCGCCAGAAGGTGCAGGCCAGCCGAGGAGACGCCGCCAATGGAATGGGTAGCGATGCCGCTCACATCAATGGAGACCAGACCGCCGCCGTCTTGCAGTCGGAATTGGAGAGAGTCCAATCTCTGGTGGGAGACATGCAGAGGCAGCGCCACGAACTTAGCTCGGCGGTTCGCCAGCTCACGGAAAACTCGACCAGGTTGTACCAGGAGATTGGAAATAAGGAGATGAATGGCGGTGGCTCCACCAATGGCAGCCTCAAGAAGCGCAGCAACTCCACGAGCTGGACAGAGACGGATTTGGACGCCAACATGATGCGGAGCGGCAGTCGCCAGCAGCTCAATGACTCCTCCTTGAACCTATCCACTCCCCTGTATGTGGACACGAACAATGGCTCCACGAAGCTGAGCGACTATAACCGATACAACGGAGGCGGCAGCAGCGATGCCCTGGAGATGAGCGGAGTGGACAGCGACGGCTTTCTGGACAGCAATCCTTTCGCCACCGCCCTGGAGAAGCAGGAGATCAAGACGGTGAGGATTGTAAAGCGTGAATCTGAGCGCAGGCATCGCGATCGCAGCGAAAGGGGACTCAGCAGCTCCACGCAGAACCTGGACCAGGTcttggaggaggagcagtatgcccagcaacagcagcttcaacagcagcgggagcagcaacagctgtATGCCCAGAGCTTGGAGGAGCAGATGAGCAATGGCCACCACAGCCGCTCCAAGTCGCTGCCCCGAAACTACAGCGAGCCTCCCAAGCCGCGGCACAGCCGCCACATGAACGGTAAGCAGAATGGCCACCATTACAACGGTGGCTTCGACTATGACCGGAATAGCAACTACGAGCaccagccgccgccgccaccggcTCCCCAGAGCAATGGCCACCATCACTCGCAACGAGAGCAAAGGGAGCACCTCAATCCCCTGGCCAATGCCTATTTCGCCaagcagctccagcagcaggcGAATCCCTCGCGGGACAGTGCGCGCGTGGCCCTCAGGACCAAGACCGACTCCCTGCAGAGCCTCAACAAGAGCCTCACGGACATCAGTCCGGAGCCAGTGTTCCAGAGCGTGGCTGCTCGCCAGATTATCAACGAAATGTCCGCCGGTTCGGCATCGGAGGACACCGAGAGGGTGGTGGAGAAGGTGCCGCCGCCGCACAAGCATCGCCGAGCGGTTCCCCGCGAGAAGAGACGACACTACACGGCGCCTAACAATGTGAACCAGAAGGCCATGGAAAAGGTGCAGGCTGAGAACGATATGAATCGAAAT aaCACAAACTGGCGAGCTCGCGATGATCTGGACATGGAGGTGGCTCTGAGGCCGCGGATGAATGCTCCTGATGTGATTCGTTCTGCCCTGGGACAGGGTGAGAAGATCTCGGAGAATACCATTGACAACTTGCTCTTGGCTCCAAACAAAATAGTCATACCCGAGCGTTACATACCAGAAACA acGCCCGAGCTGTCGCCGGAGGAGAAGAAGCGTCGCCAGGAGAAGGTGGAGTCCATCAAGAAAATGCTGTCCGAGGCGCCTCTTAGCAGCAAT GAAAATGAAAGCCTGCCGCCGAGCAAAATCAATGCGGAGAAGAAGCAGCGCGAGCACCTGTTGCAGCTTAATCAAATCCTGGCCCAGCAGGTGATGCAGGTCAGCAAGATCGTGGCCG AAAAAGCCATGTCGAAGTCGGCGGAAAGAGCGAACCAGGATGACGAGCACCGATCGGAGTCACCAAGCGACCCACTGCCGATATTCCAGCAACGCGACAATTTTTACAGCTAA